The Dermacentor andersoni chromosome 1, qqDerAnde1_hic_scaffold, whole genome shotgun sequence genomic interval TGAAGTATACACGAATCTGAGGGAAGTGCTGCGAAGGACTATGCACATCAGCTGGGATCGTGAAATTGAGCGATATAGATTACAATACGCCCATGTATTTTCCTTTTTGCTACACTAGCGGGCGTTAAGTGACGGCACTGAGGATGCTAAAATCACTTGCCCATTTTCGCAGGCGTCGTAGGTCCTGACGATGTGCTGCGCTTGTCCAAAAGCACCATCGTTAAGGCTTACTGAGGCCGACGTGTACACATTAAGCTAGCTTCGCGTTGCTATACGGCCAGCCTCTGCCATCTTGGGGAGGCGACAGTTTAAACAATAGCTTTACTATCGCACACCTGCTTGGGCAAAATGTTTTGACAAAAGCAACGGTTTCTTCGTGGTGAACATCATAATTGTGATTCCTTTGTTCCCCAGCGGCGATTGAACGCTGCAGCGCCGCTTACGCGTCAGCGCTGCGCCCCCGTGAGGCTGAAACTTCTCTCATTGCCGACGGTTCTCCCCCATGCTGCTGGTGCATGCCGCTTTCGCTCATGATTCCTTTGTGAGCTTGTCAATGGTCGACGAGGTACTTCCGCTCTTGTTGGAAGATTGTCCCTTTGTAGAACCGAGATTACGCCTGTCGCGGGAGTTGATTACccatcctttaaaaaaaaaaaagcaaaagaaaacgcgGCCATTCTGTTCCTGCTCAAAGCGTAGCTCATCTGTGCCCCATCTAGGCGCTACGGAATAAAGTCTCCGCGCTGCTTGTTCCGACCGAGGAATTGCAAACGCCACAGAGgccattttctttagttttttttttatattactttTTTGCCTCCAGCAAAATGTCGACACTGATTCAGTGCTCTTTGTGTTGAGCCGCAATTTTCCTATAGCACAAGGCATCACGCTTGAGACTGACGACAGTGGGGCCTACTCGTTTTGGGCGGAGCAACACGACTTCTTTGTTCTGCGGCCATTTTCGGTATTAGGTCAGTTGCGAATCGCTAGGCAAGAGTGGGGATTGTTTTATCGTACGCTTTTTCACCAGCTGCTTCTAGTTCTGCCCAGGTGTTTTTGCGGTTAGCAGGTTAGCAGGTGAAAGGCTAAAGGAACACTTTGTGCTGGGGAAGGCGTGAGCGGGCTCTGGCGAACCATTGTGAAGGATATCATTGTACGTAAGTTGGAAAGCACATGTGTTCTGGGGAAATATATAAGACAGAAAAATGTAATGGGCCAAAATTATAAAGCTATTTGTTAGTAAGTACTGTTCGTAAGTTCGTGAGGCCCACCACCtccaataataataatgtctAACATTACTATTGGCCGGTACgcgctcttacgaacagttccagCGTAAGAAGCTGTTTGTTAATACAGGCATATATTATTAATATTGGATGAAAGGGAGAATCCTGTTCTCTGCAGTGAACGGTACGGGCACATCAAGACGCGGTGGTGTCTGCGCTAATGAGCGCAGTGCTCACCACATTTGTCCCCCTTTCAAAGCTTTCGATACACTATCTTTTTTTGTGTATTCAGTTTTCCTCATCACACTCACTGTCAGAGGTGCGGACTGGAGATGCGGCGGTAAGAAGACCCGCGGCAAGAAACGCCGACGCCCCGCGTAGCCACACCGGGCGCCAACAGGCAATCGTTGCCGAAGCTTCTGACGATAACTATTTTTGACTGACTCATCTATTTCATGTTTCCCGCCACAACGGCCACTGACATCGCCAGATTCGATTATTTTTAAGAACATTTCAGCTCTACGTAAGTGttagtacagagagagagagcgggagagATAATAATCGTTTAATAATCTGAATCGGTGAGAAAGGGCAGAGAAAAAAATTTACTAGTGTTTATTATAAACAAACGCGTACGTGCGTTGATGTCCTAACTTCAATGCGTTAACCTTGGCATGCCTTCCTTGATTATGCAGTCCCGAACTGCCCTCAAACCGTCCGCGGTTTCTGGTCTGACTAGCTCTGACAGAAGGGCCCGTCACATTCACGTGATGTAGCTGTCGGGGCTTTAAAGCGAGCTGACATAGCGGGACGTGCACAGCTGTGGTGCACCGCAGACGCGTGTCGCCATCTGGACCGGGGTAGCTGCAGCGAACAGGGAGCCTGCTTTGAGTGCCGCTCAGcggcgtgacaggcaggtgttCCGAGTCGCTGCAGCTTTCCTGGGGGACTCATGGGGACTCGCCAGCCTGCGCTTTCGAGGATACTAATAATGCAGTGGCATGATAGCAAGGTATCAAACGATCTCCTCTCATTATCCGTACCACAACATGATTACTGGTCCAAGAGAAGCAGCATCGAACCACTTGTTACTAGAGACGCAAATGAGATATGAaaatggcagtttcgcccgaagggcgtAGCACTCATTGCGATAGCAACGCTTAGCGTCGCGCTTGAACTTCTtggacggtgttctaactatacgCGGGTGCGCCAAAATTTCTGGCAGCTTTAATAGTTTTAACACGCCGTGTAGGGCCTGTAATGATATGGCACGGGCACCACTACGCTGCCCGCAAACAGCcgcgccagtaaaattacattACTTTTAGGTTTTGAGCACCGATATTGTCTTGCACTTTTAATAATAGTCTGAGAAAATTCAACATAGAAGGCACGCCCTGTGAATGTTATGTTTCATAAAGTTTGTTtgcgggctgccattctcaaaattctgaggaataatttagcCAAGAACGTAGGGACTGCTCTGAGCAGCATTCGTGGTTGAATAGTGTAGCTATATAACCCGCATTTCCGGCATATATGAGCGTTGTCGCCGGCCACGACGGTAAAAAATCGCTTGGCGTGCCCAGATAATAGCTATCGCAGTAAAAGTATGTTTCTAGTTTGTTCATGGTCCATAATTCCAAACTACTACTTCTGTGCTTCGCGAAGTATAAAGGCGCTATCAAGTAACGGAAACGTGTTATAGCACGGCTAGTACAGCTCCACAAAATCATAGAATGAATGAACAAACCAGAAAATCATTCGTCTGCTTTCTGCGAGCGCATAATTTCTCTTACGGCAAGACATTTCAAGAATGAAATGCTGAAGAGATGACATACTTTTTTTATTTGGAACCAATGATATTAGAGAAAATTTCGGCACATGTCTTTGAACTTTTTAGAATCCTTGGAGTGATAAATATTGGAAGCACCATTTCTTGTGGAAACAGCAAGAAAATGGCGGCACTAATGAGCGTAATACAATAAGGTAGCATCACACAACCCTTGACCGAGTGTCGGAGTAAATGGATGCGTAATATGCATTGTTTTCGCAAGCGTACTCGCGCTTTTAAGCAACTGAATGCCTCAACAGCCAGGACAAAGGAATTTCGTGACATGTTCCCTGTTCATACATTCGTGCCCTTCACTAACGTTCGCGTGCAATCCATAGACGGACCCGGAGCCGCTGCTCCGGTTGCATGGGAATATCGTGATTCGGCCGTTCTGCCGTAGTGATATTATGCGAGATCCTGGTGGCTCCCACGACACTGCCAATGAATGCAAGAGTCAGATCTCAACGGCTCTATTGTTTTGTTTTACGGCAGTGATCACCTGGCCCTGTTTTTCGTGGAAGCCGCTAAAATGCAGTTCAGGTTTTTGTAATATCAACACTGCACTTTgactcagaaaaaagaaagagctcgTGATAGAGCTACACTGAACTCAACATCATCATAATTAGTTCAAGAGCTGTGCTCAAGTGTCGTATTCTCGTATAGAGGGCGCCCAAGTTGAATTGCCTAGAAATTATATTTAAAAGATGAGCACTTCAGTCGTGTGTCCAACCTCTCCTCCATACCTAGTTCTggtacaacacacacacacacacacacacacacacacacacatatatatatatatatatatatatatatatatatatatatatatacacgcttcatattctcatctgtacatactcatcatcaccgttttgagGCCTGGCGATCGGGCTCTCACTCGGGAGAATAAAGAACAGTCTGACCTCCtaaaccatggaggaaggaaactgaggagaggccctaccccctccacgcgctaggagaaaagtgtggaggaagtgacgtactacgttctcttcttttttgctgattttttatttctttgccgtagcggccacgcctttcgggccacaatggcggctttgttttggttctgtgagctcacacgtgttgctccgtaggtttcgtaccgtggcaaaggcgccgtgcgggcaggtttgcgttggtctccgtgttttgttgcgctgcgttatctggaccgtgccctcccggatgttgctgtagccaggtgggacaggagaaactaaagttcgtgaaattaaCGCGCATgtaacgctgtacgcaatgtaccgcgccacggcaatggctacggacgaaggaatatccgcgggaaattttgccctctttcgcggaatcatgctaacgtgctaacgattgcttagtattgctgcggagcgcgcgcgtccgagcagcacggttgcgcgcagcgcggcgtggtttcgcgagaaatgtaaacaagagaggagagctggcccgatatatatatatatatatatatatatatatataaaattcaaggaaaagttctgtaggtccggtgcataggttgttgaagaaacgaaggagcccacttacgaaaattgcatttttaatattTTAACGTTTCgaccgtggcacggccttcgtcagaataaatgCAAATACAAATGTGCACCCGCTTTTATTGTCATGCGCACGTAGGCATAATCAGCCAtacatgcacgtgtacacttgaaaataataacagaaaaagtgcagcagtaagtataacttaagcacgataaatgatatgtatgaaatatcattatggtataacgatgattgtacatgaagttacagaatgatgtcaattgcgacatggcaaaactaggAACAAATTGATTTGGCATGGTTTGTCAATTCTGTACAAGAACATCCACATCAAGATATAGCAGAAAGGCAGGACGTTTTTTCTTCGCTCTCGTTGATACCGGATGACACAGTGTTAACTTTATGAATGAGAAAGGATTCTcgtacttctcgatcatggtgcgatttgaaacctgattatattactgttactttgatgttgtcaaacgtatgacctggcagtccaacatgtttagataatggaaggtgtggcaagctgttaacgtgtgctttgtggttgttgAATCTGATACGAAAAGATGCTCCGTtctgaccgatatactgcatatgacacattgaacattcaagcagatagatAATGTTAGTAATGCCGCAAGTGAAGTTGCCgttgattttaacagaaaaattggatgttgtgcttctagcagtctttgatgtggtcacatgtgtacaaactttacaacggggcttattgcaGGAATGACAAACAGCAGGAGCAATCGCTTTAGTCTTATAAGAGGTTACTAGGTCACGCAGATTCCTAGAGCGACGATAGACCACTCTTGGCGATTCCGTAAAAAATTTTTTAAGACGGGCGCTCTGGGGTGTCAGTAAGTTATAATGCTTCCTGAGAATGTGCGACACGTTAGGAATAGATGCAGAAAGTGTTAGGATAAGGTTAATTCGTAAAATTGGCGCCGGTCGTTTGTCCGTGCAGATCAGTTATTTCCGGTCGAGACAGTCGGTCAgtttaagggcatcgtcaattatttgtgAAGGGTATTTCTATACGGTTAGTGCGTTACGAAGCTGGTTACAGTTGCGAGTGAATTCActgtaagtgtgctccttcgtttcttcgagtatatatatgtatatgtatatatatatatatatagtggattCGGAAAATATTACATCACTGGCACACAACCGGATCATTTGTCAGGTTTTATTGCGGCCGGCCCACAACAGATAACCCTGGCGCCGCGTACTCCTCGAAATTGTTGCTAGCGGGAAGAACGACTGTGAGAGACCCTGACTTGGGGTTGGGTTGCAGGCACTGTTTGCGCGCGGAAGATGCTGAGCCGGTGGCTAGAACCCCAAATCGACGGGCAGCTCTTCCGGCTTGCGTTGCTCCTCAGGCAGAGGGAAACCCTCGCGGCGGCAGAAGTCGACGAAGTCGTCTTGCTCGTCTCCTCGGCCGCCGTCCAGCTTGGAGACGTCGGGAGCCTCCTTTGGTGGCAAGTACTCCTCGCTGTGCAGCTGCGAATAGAAGTCGCGCAGGTTGAAGAACAGCTTGACCGAGGCCAGAACCAGCGTGAGAACCACGAAGACGCGGAACGAGAGCAGCAGGTAGCCGCTCGCGGTCGGCGCGTCCGGGTGCAGCCCGCGGCTCTGCCACAGGATCACCACCACGGACACCATGTAGATGGCCTGCGCACACGCCGTACCGGGCCGTCCAGTCTTTGGCTAAACGCCCAGCTCACTGGTATTTGAACACACATGTAAGCTGACTTCTTGCATGAAAACCTGAAGATTAATCCTTACAGTTACCTGCATTAGGTTTCACATCGACCATTTAATGCGCATAAAGTAGAAGTCCTGCCTATACTGATGAGACGCTTTCTCTAAGTGTAGTCAAGCGTGTTTCAGTGCAACAATGCGACAATAGGTGCGGCAGTGGTGTACTGCATAGTAAGCCCACTtcagcacagaaaaagaaaaaaaaaaaaaaaagaaacatcacttCTTATACCTGGTGCCGAGAGAAATCCGGGATTCGCATGCGGCACAATTATGTGTTTAAGAGGAGATCTGTCATGCCTCCAACATTTCTTCGCTTCTTTCCGATAGCATACGAATCTGCTATAATCACGGGGCAGAGTGTCGAATTTAAAACCAAGTAGTAGAATTTATTAGCAACCCTTTTGCGTTTCGTGTGTCATTCCTGTTTTGCAAAGAGTGGTGCCAAGCATGACGTCATAAGCCGGGAATGATAAGTACGACATCGAGTGTTcagtattaagaggaagctttagctcaggcccaagtACTATGCTGCCTATAAACAAATacaagtaaaacgcagaaatTGTTTTCTGAGATAAATGAGTTTAAAGAAACTTGTTACACTTAAgacagaaagttaaattatatTGACTGTAAGAAAGAGAATTTTGATTTAGTGCCTGAACTTTTGCCAAGAATTCCCAAAAATTAGTAAGcttgaaataaaaataataaaagcacGAAATCTACAAATCcgcaactctgcaccaaaaatagACATCGCAGTTATGTAACccgcatccgttagagcatccaaagcagACAAACTGGTATATTAACTTACAGGTTACGTGGATTTATTGCAATGTTTACAAGGGTCTTGCAAAAGGCCTATTCACAAATTAGTAATATAATTCGAAGGGGTGtaaaatatatcaattttgtcctccTTAGATGTATTATTATATGCAGTTTACAAACTTTTGTATAATTTTCGTTGCTGAGTGACTGAGCTTTAAGCTCGATAGCATTGTTTATAAATATTAGgcattttcaacaatatatacTAGATAATTAGcagcctaaatcaaaattctgcgtCCAGTAGTCGCCAGattataactttttcttttaaatcccaTAAACGTCACTAAagtcggtgcagtggttgccgaggaaaacaaTTTCTCGTTTCCACTGTATACAGAAAGGAGCCCGCAAGCTAAAGCTTACTCTGAagagaagctttagctcagggttCGCATCTATctatttgttgcattcaaaagaaaatgttaaaataTAATGAATGTAGGAAGCGTACTTTCGATTTAGGTGGTCAATGTTATTATAAAAGTGGTCgaatatcgaaaattttcaggaaacgaaattATCAGGattacaactttgtaattgagcAATGAAAATCGATATCACATTTCTGTGAATTGCAGATTATAGCACATATAAAGTGAACAAGATTGCTATACATGGTTCTTAAGTATAACTCCAATTTGTGAGTAGGATGTTTCCAAAACCCTCGTGAGTATTGTAACAAAGTCacgtaaaaaagaaattattacaTCGAGCTTGACCGGTTAGGATGTTTTAATGGATGCAGTTCACAGAagtgcgatatctgttcttggtgcagagttacgtatttgcaaacttcgtgtttctatttcaAGCTTACCAATGTTCGGCAAGTATTGTAAAAGAATGGGGGCCTTAAATCAGAATTCCGCTTcaacggtcactagaatttaaatttcttttccaaatgcaacaaatttcactacAATCGGAACAGCGCTTATCGCAGAAAAGTACTTCTCGTTTTGCGAGTacttgaataggcggcattgTAGTTGGGCACgaaataaagcttcctcttaaaaggaaCGACTGAGTCCTGCTGCACGCTCGAAGCTAAGGTGCGTGTATTTTGGAATCCTGCAGTCGGCACGATATTTAATGCTGCGCATTTCAATAGAATTTCTGCCTGCCTCGCAACATGAAACTGCCATTGACTGCGCTAGGCTTCACAGCTTTAGTGGCCGAAACCACAGGACAAAATTTACCAGTGGGCCTTGAAATATTGGGCGTTGTGATTCACGGTGACTGCAAAGAACATAATATAGGCCAAACTTCGCTAATTGAGAGTAATTAACGGTGGGCAGTTCGAACACGCGACCATCGCTCGTTCAGGACTAAAGCGACTTTTGACGACACCTTCTAGATAGATATTAAGCAGCGCACTAATGGACGATGATGACAACGCTCGTCCCGTGTCCGTCATGAGTCGTGCTCGTTCGTTTGCGGTGTGCTCATAACGGATCCCTTCCAACTTGCCCGCTTCACCATCCTGTATACCTTCAAGATAGCGGAATGCCATCGCGCATAGGGGGCCGTGATGTCATGTCGGCAGTCGGAAAGACCATTAATTTAAATGGGGGACTCAGGTGACGCTTAGCGcaatcgtcttcttttttttaatagtttAATAATAAAGTTCTAGACCTTCCCGCCTGATGGCTCTGCCTAGCAGCGGTGTTCGGGCTGGCAGTGACGCAGACCTTAAGAAAATAAGAAGGGGAGTTTTAAATAAAAGAAGCGCTAACTGAAGGTATGCTCGAGGTGCTCTCATGAACTGTTCACGTTGATGCTGTTGATGCAGTTCCTTATTCAGTGAAGTTTAGGTGGCGATCAGCAATGGTAGACGCAAAGCGGCTTTCCAATAGATTCCTTCGCTCTGCGAGTTGGCATCGCCGAGTGCCTTGTTCACtctcttcctttttattttgcaGTTTGTTCTGAAATAAGAGCGAGCCATGAACTTTGGGTAAAATAGAGTCCTTAGCAGTTTAGTCTAGAAAACAGATTCAACTTCGGTTTCCGATCACACCTGTGACTGTTGAAAATTCACGTTATGAAAGCTGTCAAGTTGCGTATTCCATTTGatacttttttttccttcattaagATATTCAACTCTCCTCCATTTCTTTGTGCCCTACAAATGTTCGTAGTGAAGACACTGGCCAATCTTGAGTATGGACATATTTGGGAGAGTTGCCGGCCAATCCCAATCTGTTCTTATGAACAAGGAATTGTTCAGTTTGTCCCTGAACTCCTTAAATGCCATAAAGACTCTTGCTGCATCTAAGTAAGAAAAGTGTGAATACATAGTGTGGGGCCTGCTTTTTTTGATAGCCTCAATAGAAGTGAAGCACTTCAGCCCAGCAGGCATGGAGCAAAGAAAGCAGCTAAGGATGGAAAGCGGCGGTGATAAAATGGCGACGCAGTGCTCCTGCAGCGTGTAGTTATCATTACAGTGTTGACTATGTGATAAAGCCAATGCATACCATTAAGGATGGGGCTTGAAAGAGAGTTTCGCAGGTTATAAATTAAGCGGGAGTGCTTGCATATATGCACGAATCCAAAATCGCCCGGTGGTTCCTTATTCCAGCTTACTCTTTTCTGCCGCGCAGTTTTGGAATACGAATCTTTACAGCGTGCTAAAGCAGTCAGCACGATTTTGCAACTTACGTATACTGTGGCCCTCTTGCATTTGGGGTTGAACCATCCAGGAGAGGTGGTCTTTTCGGCCGCATTGACTGCCTCGATGATGGCAGCCTCACTCTCGGTGCGGCTGAAGGAAAGCCTCATGAACGGCATCCGGAAACGTGGGGCTTCGGTGCCAACGCACTCCAAACTGAtggaaagaataaagaaaaactgagcagaagaagatgatgatgatggttttgtGCCTTATTTAATGGCACAAATCCACTGTGGGGCACAGGCCAGGAACCGGATGGCaatacgataaaaaaaaaagaacaagggaAAATAAACGAATAATCGAAAATCAGAAAGAAACCGATAATAAATTAAATCAAATGGCAATGTCTGTCTCCTTAatgcgttcttcttcttctttgcgaCGGCGCTGACATTTCCGGTAACGAAGAGAAAAACGATtttgtgacgaaaaaaaaaagaaacctgaaaCAAATCTATATGACGTGTGCAGTGCCGCTAAGGGAGCCTACTAAGATACATTACTGGGCGTTCTcgagacaggaaaaaaaaaaaaagaaaaaataaagagcacCTATGAAGAGAAAGCGACCAGAGACTTTGCTGATGTCCTGTTATTACGGGAAGTTGACGTTTTTCCATCCTTTGAAACGATGTTGTTCGTGAGATGGTAAGCCTTCTTCCTTGCTTCTCCCCTACCTTAGCTGACGTCCGGGTGGAGTTGTGCGTCTTCCAAGGTTTCCGGTTGCCAAGGGATGACATCGAAATCTTCAAAGACGCCTGCTTGCA includes:
- the LOC126548164 gene encoding uncharacterized protein, with protein sequence MPFMRLSFSRTESEAAIIEAVNAAEKTTSPGWFNPKCKRATVYAIYMVSVVVILWQSRGLHPDAPTASGYLLLSFRVFVVLTLVLASVKLFFNLRDFYSQLHSEEYLPPKEAPDVSKLDGGRGDEQDDFVDFCRREGFPLPEEQRKPEELPVDLGF